The following are from one region of the Leptospira harrisiae genome:
- a CDS encoding GFA family protein — MDLIYTGGCACGTIRYKINEKPMFMNDCQCRDCQRMSGTGHGSYLTFPTRQSVSLEGNPTNFEMVGDSGNTKTSSFCPNCGSPVYMTFAAMPNLFTIHATSLDDPNLYQPQAVTYTKRGYVWDHLDPSLPKFETMPQS; from the coding sequence ATGGATCTAATCTATACAGGTGGCTGCGCTTGCGGCACCATTCGTTACAAAATAAACGAAAAACCAATGTTTATGAATGATTGTCAATGCCGCGACTGCCAACGTATGAGTGGAACAGGACATGGTTCCTATCTTACATTTCCAACTCGGCAATCCGTGAGCCTAGAAGGAAACCCCACTAACTTTGAAATGGTGGGTGATAGTGGCAATACCAAAACCAGTAGTTTCTGTCCTAATTGTGGTTCACCAGTGTACATGACCTTTGCTGCCATGCCAAATCTATTTACTATCCATGCAACGAGTCTAGATGACCCAAACCTCTACCAACCGCAAGCGGTCACCTATACAAAACGTGGTTATGTTTGGGACCATCTCGATCCGTCCCTTCCAAAATTTGAAACCATGCCACAATCTTAA
- a CDS encoding SRPBCC family protein, protein MKPLNFVYVTYILSTPEKVWNAIIDPKVTCQYWSDPLSKNPAHINVSEWKIGSEWKHVKMDDEKTVDILGKVLEVNPPNKLVISWSRPKEMNDESKHSRVTFDIEPYANGLIRLVVTHEDLDPQMFTGISTGWPSVLSNLKTFLESGRPLAGHISTL, encoded by the coding sequence ATGAAACCACTTAACTTCGTTTATGTGACTTATATACTCAGCACACCTGAAAAGGTATGGAATGCAATCATCGACCCAAAAGTGACATGTCAATATTGGTCCGATCCTTTGTCAAAAAACCCTGCACATATAAATGTTTCCGAATGGAAAATTGGCTCTGAATGGAAACATGTAAAGATGGATGATGAAAAAACTGTAGACATTCTTGGTAAAGTTTTGGAAGTAAACCCACCTAACAAGTTAGTCATTTCTTGGTCAAGACCAAAGGAAATGAATGATGAATCAAAACACTCACGTGTCACTTTTGATATTGAACCTTACGCTAATGGTCTTATTCGTTTGGTTGTGACCCATGAAGATCTAGACCCTCAAATGTTTACAGGAATTTCTACAGGTTGGCCAAGTGTTCTTTCCAATCTCAAAACATTTTTGGAATCAGGTCGCCCACTAGCAGGACATATTTCAACGCTTTAG
- a CDS encoding ArsR/SmtB family transcription factor: protein MPEEGKETDLVFKAMADPSRRKVLDLLYTNNGQTLSQLCEQLDMQRQSASQHIEILINANLITVVWKGREKLHFINPVPIHEVYERWVRKFEENRLSFLHDLKTKLEGDQNETT, encoded by the coding sequence ATGCCAGAGGAAGGAAAAGAGACTGATCTAGTATTTAAGGCGATGGCAGACCCAAGCCGAAGAAAAGTCCTCGATCTACTCTATACTAACAATGGCCAAACTCTCTCCCAACTCTGTGAACAACTCGATATGCAAAGGCAATCAGCATCACAACATATAGAAATCCTTATCAATGCAAATTTGATAACGGTTGTATGGAAAGGTCGAGAGAAACTTCATTTCATCAACCCCGTACCGATTCACGAGGTATATGAACGTTGGGTTAGAAAATTTGAAGAGAATCGTTTAAGTTTCCTACACGACTTAAAAACAAAACTTGAAGGAGATCAAAATGAAACCACTTAA